The following DNA comes from Fusarium fujikuroi IMI 58289 draft genome, chromosome FFUJ_chr03.
CTCGCTCGTCCTCCCTCTTCTGACCTTGACGTTCAATTGGCGCTGAGAGCGCACGTACAATCCTTTCCAACAATCGACGTATTCGACGAGATCTGCATCATCGAGTTTGACATGCCGTTTGTCATATTCCCGATAAGATACCGATAATCCGACCTTACCCCCAACGCGagcgccatcatcaccaagatcataCCCTCAAGTCGCAGAGCACATCCCTCGGAAGGGAGTAGGAGGTAGTAAACATGGGTAACAACCCGTCTTCGTCCTCCAAACCGACCACGCCGACGACCTCGGCTCCTAGTTCGGCCCAcggtcatcatcatggccatgaaTCTCCCCGACATCATCTCCGAAAAGATGCCCGCAATATCATCACCGGTCACGCGCATCGCTCCGCCGCGCCTCCAGAGCCTTCTATGGCGCAAGCCCAAGGCTCAACCGTCATCAATCGACCCAAGAGCTTGCCTCCTACCGCTGTCTCGTCTCTGAGCGGCTCTCCTCATAGCAACTTCGCCGCTGTTCACAAGACTGCTTCTCCCTCGGATGCTAAGGGCATTGCTGAGAAGCATGTAGCTGGAACTCCTGAGTCTAAGCCTGCCGAGAGCAAACCCACCGAGTCTAAACCTCAGTACCGCGACGAACCTACCAAGCCTGTCGATGTGCCTATGGAgtcatcttctcttcgatCACACCAATCCGCTCACGTAAATGACACAGCTCTTATTCCCAATAGCAGCATCACAGACATGTACCTGACTAGACCCCCGCGCTTACCCCTCCCTATTGATGAGGAGGTTCATACCCCTGGATCACCTATCTTGGCGCCAGAGTCAGATCTGTCGATACCTGATATTGAGCCTATTGACTCGGACACAATCACTCGCAAGAGTTCCGCCCTCAGTGCTACTacagttgatgaagaggatggcgAGGAGCTGCGGGTTGACAAGACGAGACCTGTCGTTCAGACCAAGCTGGAGTGGCTGAGCGGAGGTGACAAGGTTTATGTGACAGGTACCATCTTTCAATGGAATCGCAAGCAACGATTGCATCCCATGTAAGTACCATGAAGTTATCTATCCTTTCTGCTCTGAGACACGGGTCGATCACTACGTCGTCTGTGGTTCCGTGGCTGCTTTGTGGTCTCAGATGACTGTCACACACGATTCGTCCGGCCTGCGACAAGGATATGGCCCATATGGAGTCGAGATATAGTTGCTGACATATAACCTATCTAGCGAGGGTCGTCCTGGTTGTTTCTCGACAACAGTCTATGTTCTTCCAGGTACACACCATGTCCGCTTCCTGGTGGACGGTATCATGCAGACATCTCCTGATCTGCCAACCACCGTCGACTTTGGCAACAACCTTGTCAACTATATCGAAGTGAGCCCCGACGATGCTCACAAGAAGCAAGTTCCTGCACCTCCTGCTGGCCCTCAGGCTGAGGCTCAAGTTGCTCCCGCTGCTCAAACAGTCTCACATACTCAGGAGAAAGCCTCGAAACCGCCGCCCCAGCCAAAGGGCAAGCCTGTGCCACCTCCTGAATCGTACCGAAGTCAAATTCCACAGTACCTCGTGGACTTTGACCAAGCCGAGGATTCGCAAGCGTACCAGTATGCCGTGAATGCCATTGAAAGGCTACCAAATCCTCCTGCGCTACCGGGTTTCCTGAGCAAGCCTATCTTGAATGCGGCGACCCTTATGAAAGACGACAACAGTGTGCTCAACATGCCAAACCATACGATTCTGAATCATCTTgccaccagcagcatcaagaATAACATTCTTGCTGTTTCAGCCACAACTCGGTACAGAAATAAGGTACGTCTGCTATACCAAGTGCCAAAAGGATGATGCTTACTTGATGCAGTATGTCACAACAATCGTCTACAAGCCCACATCCTCAGATGATTGATAAGACACGATGGACGAACATAATGATTGGGTCATGAGTCAGACCCCCTTATGCCTTGGGCCTGCTTTCAGACATGCGGGCTCGAGTTACGATGTGATGTTGAATGCTTGCTATGTATTAGAGGTCTGGGAGATAAACAAGGATTGGCTGTCTAGTATTCTTAGTTTTGGTGGATGAGCAGTGGCGATGAGTTACATAGGGATGGCGACATGAGCTGAGAATAACGAGGGATGTCAGGGATTCTTGGCaccatgatgaagctgatgcGAAAGCTCATGGATTAGCTTCAGCAAATACATATAAACATATTTAACTATGACAAATTCTTGtgatcttgttctttcttattatttacCGAAGAGTTTAGTCTCTCCATTTGATAAAGACCTCATCGGTTCTGAATCTCTGTGTACATGTACTCTCTTCCAATGATGTCCTGAACCCGGTCTCATACGCCAACAAACCAGCATGCGCTATCATGATTCCGTTATCAATGCAGAATCTCTCATCGGTAGCATAAACTGATCCTCCTCGCTCCCTTGCCATATGCCCCATCATCTCCTGCAGCCTCTCATTACAGCCCACACCTCCCACAATGAGGACCTGCGATGACCCTACATGCGCCATAGCCCGCTCTGTGATCTCAACTAACATTGCGAATACTGTCTCTTGCAGTGAGAAACATAAATCCTCTGGTGTGAAGTCTGCGCCAGCCTTCATCTGTGCAGCGAGTGCATCCGCTGAGGCTAGAATTCCAGAGAACGAACAGTCCATGCCCTTGACTGCGTAGGGAATATCGAGGAGTTTGCTTCCCTTCTTGGCGAGCTGTTCGATATTGTAACCTGGCGCGGGATCGTTGCTGATTTCCAACGTGCGAGCGAATCGATCGAGACAGTTTCCAACTGCTATATCAAGTGTTTCGCCAAATATCCTGTATCGCTGCTCGGCATACGCAATAACCTGCGAATTACCACCCGAAACGTATAGCACAACCGGGTTATCAGCACCAGTGATATATCTCCCCATCTCGATATGTCCCACGCAATGATTCACGCCAACAAGGGGTCTATCCCAGAGTAAACTCAATGCTCTAGCCGCAACAGCGACAGAGTTCAGCGGGGCGCCCATACCCGGGCCTTTCGTGTAGCAGATACAATCGACATCTTTGGGGGTGATTTTCGCTTCGGCGAGGGCTTCGCGTGCGAGACGGACGAAGTGGGCGCGGTGGTGGGCTGCTGTGTCTTTGGGCAGGAAGCCTGTTCCTGGAGGAGATACGAAGGTGTCGCGCAGGTTGGAGAGGATTTTTGTCTCGGTGGGAGTGTGAAGAATGACGCCTATTCCGAGTTTGTTGGCGGAGCCTTCGCAGCCGAGGGCGATGTAGGAGGATTTGTCTTTGAAGGCCATTTTGTatgtgaggttgaagatgggaaGTTTAAAGGTGGGGGTATcgagatgatggtgttgatgtcaCTGCCTGAGCTGCATGGACGTTATCAACTTTATTGTCAGATTGGAACAGAAATACAGGGGAATATGTAAAcagtataattattattaaaactatGTTTCGAATTGTCATAAATGTTGGCTCAGTCATGTCAAGAAATGGAAGCAATAAAAAGACGTCTCTAATCGATAGAGGGGCAGATCTGATCTCGACCAGGCTTCACTGAGAACAAGGGCAGGTTTTGTAAAGCCCCTCGCTTAGGTAGTACCCTGTAATTATATCCATCCCACAGTGAGTGTCCTAACGGGTACCAGGCGTCATCACCAGCCACAACTTCTCTCGTTTCCGTAGCGGACGGGAGGCTCCGATTTACAATTTTCAGGGTCCAGCTAAACCGTGAACAGCAACTGTACATAAAACTCCGTAACAAGGGCAGATCTTTCGCACGGGAATAGTGGTGATCAACAAGAGAGAATATGCATACAACTGTGCAAGAACTGAATCATAAATGATGCCTTAATAGCACaatgacaagaacaagaatatcAGATCCAACAACTTTACACTTATGGTGATAAGAACTACTTTAGACAATCATCTATGTAAGTttttctctgcttctttttttttttcgcTTTAGCACCAGCCACGTTGTCTCCATAAAAAGCTTCTACTGTGGCTAAAAGATGTGTAAATCCACAACACCCGGTTCGCCGGCCACTTTTCCTTCACCCGCAGCCCGCCCTCCACTCTAAAGCCTCCTCTATCACTCGCATTTCACACTCGACAGCTTTTTCCCACTGTCTCATACCATTAAATCACCATCCCAGCTGGCATACGCTTCTCTTCATGGCACTAGCAGGTATTTTTCTCTTTGTTTCGAGTTTCTTTCTCACTTATACTTTACGTGGCCCCTGCTAATATGACATCCGTATCAGCCTGGTCCTCTCGTCTAATAAGCTTGGTCACCTTTTACAGCACGGCACCATGATCATGCAACATCTCCTCTTCTACGACGCAGTCAACACGGCGATACActctcttgatctcttctgATGGCCCTGCCACTACAATTATATCATCAAGTTCGCATTCGCTATCGTCGGCATATCGGATCCCGATCCTACAGAGCTTcccctcagcctcctccagTATGACAGCGCATGATCACCTCACGACGCAACGATGATCTCTCCGGCCACGGCAAAGACATACGATTCACGACACCAGGGAAGAGGCAGCATCATCTTTGTGGTCTAAAAGTTGACCATGGTTCTTTTTTTCATTTTATGTCGACCTGGGCCGCAGAATGTTCTTTCACTTCAAAACCCAAATACCCACTACCCGCTCCGAAACTCCTTGCAATGCCCTGGTCAACGACTAAATAATACACAATGCCCCATCTGTCTGCCGAGGGCTCGACTTTTCCCAGCAGTCCGCCGTCCGTTCTGTCAACATTTCTGGGGTATAAAACAAACATCCACCATATACATACAATCCACTGCCCACAGTACGCTTACGGCACCGTCTGGgctgcttgagcttgtgcttgtgcaACCGCCGCCGCTTTAGCTTGCGCTTTCATAGCCAGATGTGCTTGTGCTGCCGCTTGAGCATGCGCTTGAGCATGCGCATGCGCCGCCGcttgtgctgctgctggcgatGGCAGTACTCTGTTACCTGCTTGTGCTTGAGCTGCTACCACGGCATCTGGTGGTACTGCTGGGCGTCCTCGAAACATATATGGATTCAACGGAATTGTTGCCCGGAACTTCAATGCTCGGGTATCAAATGGATCAACCTCATATACAGGTGGCTCATCGTCATCTGAATCCGAGTCGTACCTCCACCTATCCGACTTCTCACCATGTTCTGGCGGTGGCGTCACCATGCCTCTTCGATCAATCCACAATCGGTTCAGTCGACCAATACGTCGACGGAACGAAGGTTGGCTACCCTTGGAAGGCTCACTTGATCCAGCGGAAAACTGGAAAACAGGTGCCTCCCGTTTGTCCACTTGCGTGGCATCAGGTATGTGTGTGTCTACTTCCATTTCTGACGAGGTGGAAGCCGGGGGTGTCATCAAGTACTGCGTCTTCGCTTGTCGGAACTTGACTTCTGTGCCCTGTTCCTTGACTGGCGAGAGCGGCTCCCCAGTTAGGTCAATATGGTTATGGTTCCACTTCCGGTGGTTCTGGACCTTCATTTCTATGTCAAGTCGAAGttcattctccttctctgCCAGCTTGTCtgacaacaagacaagatcaGCATCAAGTGTTCTTCCATCAGACCGTACAGGTTGTCGCAAGTGGGCACCGGTTGGCTGTCGGATGACTGGGGGCTCTGCAGGCTTGCGTTTCTGAGGCTACAAAGCGAGTTAGCATACAAGGAGCGGAGCAGTCTCGCATCGCGAGTATTGGTTCGGCGTACCTTTTGATTGACGAgatcctcgtcctcgccttTGATGCCCAACCGAAGTTTGGTTTCCTTGAGTCTTGCCCTTTCTTCAAATAGAGCGCGGTCCATTGACATGAGCTCTCGTTTCAACATTTCACGTTCATATGCGACAAGTACCAATTGCCGGCCATCCTCAAGTTCTCGTCGCAACTTCTTGAGTGTTTCTGCAATCTTGTTGTCACGAGCTCTGGTCTTTCGAGTCTGGCGAGCCTCGCGTCGTCTGAAACAGACAAAGGGGTCCGTGTCATCAGTCTCCTGGTGAGTCTCAAACTTGAGAGTCGGATGCAATGGCTTATTGCCAGCCTCCTGTCGCCTTGACTTCCAGTATTCATACACTGGCTTCGCGTGTTGGAGGATAGCCGGCGACCCAAGTTCGTGAAGCGCAGGTACCATCATGTCATAGGCGGCAACGGTATTATCGACTGCTGCAAATGGTGTCTGCTCCGCTGCCGTGTCTTCAAACACCTCCATGATGCGCTCAAAGTCATCCTCAGAGAGTGCCCCAGCAGCGGGTGGCTTACTATTATACTGTTTGAGGAACTCATCGTCCTCAGTGGTCATGTCATAGAGACACGATATAC
Coding sequences within:
- a CDS encoding related to YMR164c and Gal11p, translating into MSSRKVRVKKLNVKTTLPVLREDQIDPNEYEALTTDNQIATGVEQAEENEYHLQTILKEAGTSNDQEIPVPPPQESDINYDELYPVPFHKPSSYIRFSQTVEECISCLYDMTTEDDEFLKQYNSKPPAAGALSEDDFERIMEVFEDTAAEQTPFAAVDNTVAAYDMMVPALHELGSPAILQHAKPVYEYWKSRRQEAGNKPLHPTLKFETHQETDDTDPFVCFRRREARQTRKTRARDNKIAETLKKLRRELEDGRQLVLVAYEREMLKRELMSMDRALFEERARLKETKLRLGIKGEDEDLVNQKPQKRKPAEPPVIRQPTGAHLRQPVRSDGRTLDADLVLLSDKLAEKENELRLDIEMKVQNHRKWNHNHIDLTGEPLSPVKEQGTEVKFRQAKTQYLMTPPASTSSEMEVDTHIPDATQVDKREAPVFQFSAGSSEPSKGSQPSFRRRIGRLNRLWIDRRGMVTPPPEHGEKSDRWRYDSDSDDDEPPVYEVDPFDTRALKFRATIPLNPYMFRGRPAVPPDAVVAAQAQAGNRVLPSPAAAQAAAHAHAQAHAQAAAQAHLAMKAQAKAAAVAQAQAQAAQTVP
- a CDS encoding related to Qri7p is translated as MAFKDKSSYIALGCEGSANKLGIGVILHTPTETKILSNLRDTFVSPPGTGFLPKDTAAHHRAHFVRLAREALAEAKITPKDVDCICYTKGPGMGAPLNSVAVAARALSLLWDRPLVGVNHCVGHIEMGRYITGADNPVVLYVSGGNSQVIAYAEQRYRIFGETLDIAVGNCLDRFARTLEISNDPAPGYNIEQLAKKGSKLLDIPYAVKGMDCSFSGILASADALAAQMKAGADFTPEDLCFSLQETVFAMLVEITERAMAHVGSSQVLIVGGVGCNERLQEMMGHMARERGGSVYATDERFCIDNGIMIAHAGLLAYETGFRTSLEESTCTQRFRTDEVFIKWRD
- a CDS encoding related to SIP2-dominant suppressor of some ts mutations in RPO21 and PRP4 encodes the protein MGNNPSSSSKPTTPTTSAPSSAHGHHHGHESPRHHLRKDARNIITGHAHRSAAPPEPSMAQAQGSTVINRPKSLPPTAVSSLSGSPHSNFAAVHKTASPSDAKGIAEKHVAGTPESKPAESKPTESKPQYRDEPTKPVDVPMESSSLRSHQSAHVNDTALIPNSSITDMYLTRPPRLPLPIDEEVHTPGSPILAPESDLSIPDIEPIDSDTITRKSSALSATTVDEEDGEELRVDKTRPVVQTKLEWLSGGDKVYVTGTIFQWNRKQRLHPIEGRPGCFSTTVYVLPGTHHVRFLVDGIMQTSPDLPTTVDFGNNLVNYIEVSPDDAHKKQVPAPPAGPQAEAQVAPAAQTVSHTQEKASKPPPQPKGKPVPPPESYRSQIPQYLVDFDQAEDSQAYQYAVNAIERLPNPPALPGFLSKPILNAATLMKDDNSVLNMPNHTILNHLATSSIKNNILAVSATTRYRNKYVTTIVYKPTSSDD